The genomic DNA CCACCATTATAACTAACCAACCCCCCACGACTGCTCTTGACGTGCTTGACCACTGGGTTCATTCCTCACGTCAGCCCACCAATATCAAGAAGATgagctgctgcttttaaaaatatgtcaatTCTTTCTGTTTTAGATTTAACCTCCACTTGCAGAATTCACTACCCTTTATGTCGACCTTTACTTTCTCCTCATTTGCCTGAAGTGGTTCTGTTGTGGGTTGTTTTGCTGCTCTGCTTCTTTCGTCCAgtcctcctctctgactcaTCTTAACAGCATCTTCATACGTTATCTTACTTCCCCCTTTCAGGTTGATTTACCCCCCCcatcatgtattaacatatattctgtttgaattgtgtttctggtataTGGCAAAGACTGTAATAAGTAATAATTAGCTGAGCCTGTTGTAGAAATTCAGATGCGGGAAGTCTGGTTTACAAGGagttaatgaacagctggtttattaggggtagtaagacatttgggccaggaaGAAGGAGTCAGAGAGATGATTGGGCCAACAATCTTGTTGACCCCGGCCGCCTTGGCCTGGCTAtttaagatgtcttttctgtatcgtctgggtcagacctctgaaccattccatggtgaaatgagctctgaaccagctgaatAGACTCTGTTTGTACTCTTGACTTTGTTTCAATTAAATGTGACATGTAGACAAACTTGCTATTTtagaatgatttatttgttcatttcttaaggaaatcaagatttccaccacCTTTACTACTTTAAATTTCTTtcatcctgtctgtctgcctgctctGTTTCTCAAAACGGTCAAGTTCACCAGACTCATTGAAAAAATCCACGCCCCTCACCAAATCTCAAAATGATCTTGTACGTAAAATTTTCCAGAGCTATCTCCTTAGTTCCTCCCCCATAAGCTGCAATAccactgattttcttttaaccatttcctgttttctccctcattctctcGCTTCCTTGGCTCACCTCTGTACTGTCATCACTATCAACTATGTCTGAAACTCCCAACTCTGGCTCATTCACAACGGTTTCCCAACCCTAGCAATCTCTCCACGTTTTTGACCTCCAAGTGTATGTCTTTCgtaacatttagtgaaagtaaaGCCCCTGGGgtggaggatgactgaggagagggtgaatgagttcCATCTCGCTGTGACCCGTTCATAGTGAGAGAccaaccctttacaacagtagagtccaagtGTTTTAGGTGACAGTCTGACTGTAAATATTGAGTTGTGTTCAATCTTCCTAAGATGGGCCCTATGTTAGTCCaatcactcaacacacatcattgttcaaaatagtgctgttcagtgttcaacaatgttcTAAGTACAGTACGAGAAACATGCAAGCTTCGACTCcgctgctacaactccatcctaggggaaacactggttaTAATACAGCCACTACTGAAATATTGCTCAACAGACAACAGTAGAGTGTATCACCAAACTATCCAGATAAGTTCCATCCTTTAAGCTTCTCTCCTCTACCCTGCAGACGTCCCGCAGCTGATGGTGGTTGAAGAAGAGTTGCcccctgagcagcagcagtggagcccCAGTGTGAAGCAGGAGGAGCCAGAGCACACCCACAttaaggaggagcaggaggagccagAGCACACCCACAttaaagaggagcaggaggaagtgtggagcagtcaggagggagagcagcttcAATCGCTGGAGGAGGCTGATATCATTAAGTTCATTGTGAAGAGTGAAGAAGTTGAAGAGAAACCTCAGTCCTCACAGCTTCATCAGAGACTGactgaggagaacagagagggcTGTGGAGGACCAGAACCAGCCAGGAACTCAGGTCCTGCAGGACATTTAGAACCAGGTCCTGAGGACTGGATTGAAGACTCTTCTAAACGTAAGACTGAAGACAGTGATGCCTGGAAGGAGACCAGAGAACCATCAGGTTCAAAGACACTAAAAAATAGTAAAGTGTCTGCTGGTGATATGAGATGCAATACTGGTGGGAAACCATTTAGGTGTTCTGAGTGTGGTCAAAGATTTAGACAAAAGGAAACGCTGAACAGACATATGTTGATTCATTCAGGAGAGAAATCATTAAGTTGTTCTGAATGTGGTCACAGATTTAGACATAAGCAAACGCTGCAGAAacatatgatgattcatacaggTGAGAAATCATTTagttgttctgagtgtggtCAAAGATTTAGACATAAGCAAACACTGCAGCAacatatgatgattcatacaggTGAGAAATCATTGAGTTGTTCGGAGTGTGGTCAAAGATTTAGACATAGGCGCACGCTGCAGCAACATTTGATGATTCATACAGGtgagaaaccatttagttgttctgagtgtggtCAAACATTTAGGATAaagaaacacatgcagacacatatGATGACTCATACAGAAGTGAAACCATGTagttgttctgagtgtggtAAAAGATTTAGGGTAAAAGGAACCCTGCAACAacatatgatgattcatacaggagagaaaccatttagttgttctgagtgtggtCAAGCATTTAGGCTAAATAGTCACCTGCAGAAacatatgatgattcatacaggagagaaaccaattagttgttctgagtgtggtAAAAGATTTAGGGTAAAGGGAACCCTGCAACGacatatgatgattcatacaggagagaaaccatttagttgttctgagtgtggtAAAACATTTAGGATAAAGAAACACCTGCAGACACATATGATGATTCATCCAGAAGTGAAACCATTTAGCTGTTCTGAGTGTGGTCAAACATTTAAGCAAAAGAGAAACCTCCAGCCccatatgatgattcatacaggagagaaacctttaagttgttctgagtgtggtAAAAGATTTAGGTTAAATGGAAACCTGCAACGacatatgatgattcatacaggagagaaaccatttagttgttctgagtgtggtCAAGCATTTAGGCTAAATAGTCACCTGCAGAAacatatgatgattcatacaggagagaaaccaattagttgttctgagtgtggtAAAAGATTTAGGGTAAAGGGAACCCTGCAACGacatatgatgattcatacaggagagaaaccatttagttgttctgagtgtggtAAAACATTTAGGATAAAGAAACACCTGCAGACacatatgatgattcatacagaAGTGAAACCATTTAGCTGTTCTGAGTATGTATGTGGTTCGGCAATAAAGCAGTTTGAGGTTTCACATTATCTGTTCCAGTGAAaatgcacaacacaacagacacaaacaaattgaaTAGTCTGCGCTTTGATTTATTCAGAAACtcagaaaaggcagagaatatggatGAAGagtgttgtgctacagttcctcctcCGGGTTTCCCGATCGACGCACTCACCGCCAGTctcatcacagctcacactacaggAGATTGGTTCGctgacgtgtccagatatttagcctgctagatatctggctGACGTGtggtgacaaaatgtttttctatatGTATCCTCCTGACAGTAGCATAAGCCATTATAAAACAATCTCCCTGAGCAATTCATCACTGTCTGTAGAATAAAATAGTAAATCGCCCATCTACCTGAACTCAATCATTCGGGCTCACGGAACATCGTCCAGCGTTTCTGTCCCTGCACACGAGCAAATCTGAGTCCAAACTGTCCTGCTCTGTGCAGAAACGTGTTGTGGGATCAGctcgtctcctctcaccttctACAGCCTCTCGTCTCACCAGCTCGGACTGCGATGTCCTCATCtgatcttcttctctttgtctcgtTGGACACATTCAGTCTATTTGATGCCATATTtcaataaatgtgaatgttgtGATTAAATCTGATCAAATACTATGTGATCCCTGCTCTGCTATTTTAATCTTGTCATAATGTAATccaaaaaaagttgttgaaatTGGGTTGAACTATAGCTGAGCTGAGGCTTTTACAGTAACACTGTTGAAAAAGGTAATGTGAAACAGGAACCATATGGTCGTACCCTCAAGTAATGTTCAGACTTGGCCAAAATGgccagcacacaaaaaaagtaaccagcacacacacacttgattatgttaacacacacaaaaaacatgcagtCTGTGTAtaaagagatgagagaagagagagagtggaaatgTATATGAAGTGAAGCAACAGAAAGATTGTTGTGATCGGGGTGGTTGTAAATCAGTTGAGCTCCTCTGGATCATCCATCAAGAGACAGGAGTACGTGAGCAAACAAACAGCGCTAAAAAGATTTCAAGAAATCTTCAGCCAAGAATGAGAGAAATCAAACTATAAGAGAATAAACACTTCCAAAAAGACTGGGTGATAATTTGGACTTTAGAGTTCTTTTACTCACTCTGCTGACATTGAACAAGGACTATGAATGGACTTTGGAACCTTGGACAGGGTTGTGAGTTTGTTTCAAGGGACTCTGTCCTTCAGCAGGAAGGGACCGGTCGCACTGGCTGAATGACTGGACCCTCTCCCCAAAATGATAAGTTATCTATGTAAAGCTTGTGCATCTATGGTAGTAAACACTTCGGAAATTGTACTGCGCAACAGCTTGAAAAATCACTgcactatccctttaaggtcaCTGATACATGTTGGGATGTTGTTCCTTTCTTTTAAGGCTGTGACAGAAAAGGCTGACTGACTAAAGGCACTTTTCCTAAATGGAATAGTGCAATCCCCTCTCGTGACTCCTCTCGTGATCCTATGTGGATTTGTACTAATGCTaacaaaagagtgtgtgtgtgggggggggggggcatgccgTGTATAATACTGATAACGCTGATAATTTTGGTCACTATAACAGTGATGTTAAAATGTCATCCCCTTACATCTCTAGTTCACACCACACGTGACGCAACTTTTTCGTGCTATGAGATCACATGACGCAAAGTTCAGTTGAAGAGCCACATATTCAAAAGAATCGTAATTTCCATGGGATATCTGTTTGCATTGGAGGGAATAATCAAACAATTTGGCAACTCCATGCACCTCTATTCTTATGTATTGTAGCTTCGATCATAAAACTTAAGTTGAGAGGGATTGACTCGATTGGTCTGACCAggtttcagttaaaaaaacattgattagGAATGTTTTCCCTGCCCGAGAACTGACGTTTAATAAGGCTCTGCTTAATGTGCTAGAAGCGTTATTTTTGgtagtattattatttgggAGTTCTGGCTGGCAATGAATTGATATTTACTTTGTGGCGTGAGCTTATAGTCGTCGTTGTCCTCCAGTCCGGCAGAGGGCGCTGTTCGCTCTGCGCTTCGACCCGGAACTCggtgtctctgtttcctcccgCTCGCTCTCTTTGTTCGCTCCGAGCCTcgaggtgcagaagaggagcaacatgtTCGCTCCGAGCCTcgaggtgcagaagaggagcaacatgtTCGCCGTGCAGCTGCTGCGAGTGTCGGTACATGAGCGGATCGGCGCCGCCGCTGAagacttcctgctgcaggtggagaaaggagaagaagcggCTCGAGTCCCGGCGCTGAGAGCGCTGCTCACCGAGCGGctaacggcggcggcggaggagatcGTCGGTCTGTTGGAGGAAAGCGTGGCGGAGTACGAAGACCGAGTGGAGCGGTCCGAGCGGGAGATCTGCCGCCAGAGGAGGCTGCTCGATGCCGTGCTGAAGCCCGAAGTCAGGCTGCACCGAGCAGGTGAGTCCCTGCTGCCTGGAGCCGGAGGACCGCGAGCGGGGACGGCTGTTGTCGactagctaatgctaactagCTAACATGCTCTCCGGCTGCTAAGCTAGTGGCTCTGACGTCACTACACGTTGTTTTCGAAGTGAATGATTTGGGGCTGATCACGTGACTCTGACCCGGAAGTTCATTCTTTCACATGATGTTATTTTAATACGTTAAGTGGCATTTTCCTTCATTATcacaaacatgtaaacaaagatggacgacgcgtctccaaCATGGATGTATCATAGAGCTCGACACCGTTCGACCGTTCAGTTCCTGCAGTCGAGACCTCACGTTGTTTTTATTTGCGTGTATAAACTAGACATTACGGTAACGGCCGTAAGAAGTGATTTCATAATAAAAGAAACGTTCCTGAAATATTCAGAAGTTAAGTGATTAAACTAAATCAATGCATTTGAAGTGTGACTCAGGATGTTCTGCTGTTCCAAGACCCCCCCCCAGTGTCGCTTAGACAATATCAGGATATTATGATGTGGACATGAAGAACTACATCCCTCAAAGATGACATTGTCAGAGCTTTAATTTTATGTTTCGTCACAATGTCCTGATATTCGCTGTAGTGTTCTAATCTCGATCGAAACTGAAGTATGTCTATGGAAACTGGAAGTTTTCACTTTAAAGCAACCAGACATTTTGAGcgctttcattttaaaagcccACATCAGAGTGTCACTGAGGGCTGCTTATCTTTTATATTGCTGTTACAATTCTTTCCATTATCTTTCCCATGTTTATAGtcagtccgtgtgtgtgtggtgaattTGCATTGCAGGTTACAGTCTGTCTGTTGATAATAGCTGCAGCGATTCAAGATAGAGGAGAAGTTTCTGTGTGTTATTTACCACAGTGTTTAGGGTTCATCCCAATTTAGAGACGATAGACAATGATCCTGAGACTGATGATGGTCAGAGCGATCGCTGAACCAgaaattaataatatatttaattttgcaTTGCCACACATGCCATCTCTCACACGTTCGTTTCTTGGCCTcaaagcttaaaaaaagaatcataatttaaaattgttgacatttttccagTAACTACGGgaaaagacagaacagacaaagaaagaaaaaataagtaatCAGTTGTTTCTAAACGCCTCCCCTCGCACCGTTTGgactgtgagagaaaaagagagaccaCCTTTGCTCAGTACATGAAGTTGTCCACTGCTTCACTAATTTATCTACTTTTACCGGCTTAGAATTTGACTTTACTTCTGCTTCTGACCCGGTGTAATATTACAAGTTGGTGCAACAGGCTTAACAATGAGACTGGCCAATTATTACATGCTGTATTAAACTATTAAAATTTAGGCTTGGTTAGTAAGTTTGCAACAGTAACCACTGATCTCACTTCTATGGGTCCTCAGGTTGACAAGAAAAGCCCCTCCCCGTTATCTTGTATCAGTCCAGTGTTGAAGCAGCACTGACGGTCGCCCATTGCTCCCTGACGTTTGTATTTCCTGTTCTCTGCAGATGTCCAGCAGCTGATGGTGGGTAAAGAAGAGATGCcccctgagcagcagcagtggagccccagtgtgaagcaggaggagtcagagccCCCCCACattaaagaggaacaggaggagccTGAGCCCCCCCACAtcaaagaggaacaggaggagccTGAGCCCCCCCACAtcaaagaggaacaggaggagccTGAGCCCCCCCACATTAAAGAGGAGCCAGAGCCCCCCCACAttaaagaggagcaggaggaagtgtGGAGCAgtcaggaggcagagcagcttCAAGGGCTGGAGGAGGCTGATATCATCGTGTTCACggtgaagagtgaagaagatgaagagaaaccTCAGTCCTCACAGCTTCATGAGAGTCAGACTGAGGAGATCAGAGAGGACTGTGGAGGACTAGAACCAGCCAGGAACTCAGGTCCTGAGGATCATTTAGAACCAGGTGCTGAGGACCAGACTGAAGACTCTTCTAAACCTAAGACTGAAGACAGTGATGCCTGGAAGGAGACCAGAGAACCATCAGGTTCAAAGACactcaaaaataataaagtgacTGGTGATATTAAACGTAGTACTGGTGATAAACTCCATagttgttctgagtgtggtCAA from Scophthalmus maximus strain ysfricsl-2021 chromosome 22, ASM2237912v1, whole genome shotgun sequence includes the following:
- the LOC118291787 gene encoding gastrula zinc finger protein XlCGF58.1 isoform X1, yielding MFAAQLLRVSVHERIGAAAEDFLLQVEKGEEAARVPALRALLTERLTAAAEEIVGLLEETVAEYEDRVERSEREICRQRRLLDAVLKPEVRLHRADVPQLMVVEEELPPEQQQWSPSVKQEEPEHTHIKEEQEEPEHTHIKEEQEEVWSSQEGEQLQSLEEADIIKFIVKSEEVEEKPQSSQLHQRLTEENREGCGGPEPARNSGPAGHLEPGPEDWIEDSSKRKTEDSDAWKETREPSGSKTLKNSKVSAGDMRCNTGGKPFRCSECGQRFRQKETLNRHMLIHSGEKSLSCSECGHRFRHKQTLQKHMMIHTGEKSFSCSECGQRFRHKQTLQQHMMIHTGEKSLSCSECGQRFRHRRTLQQHLMIHTGEKPFSCSECGQTFRIKKHMQTHMMTHTEVKPCSCSECGKRFRVKGTLQQHMMIHTGEKPFSCSECGQAFRLNSHLQKHMMIHTGEKPISCSECGKRFRVKGTLQRHMMIHTGEKPFSCSECGKTFRIKKHLQTHMMIHPEVKPFSCSECGQTFKQKRNLQPHMMIHTGEKPLSCSECGKRFRLNGNLQRHMMIHTGEKPFSCSECGQAFRLNSHLQKHMMIHTGEKPISCSECGKRFRVKGTLQRHMMIHTGEKPFSCSECGKTFRIKKHLQTHMMIHTEVKPFSCSEYVCGSAIKQFEVSHYLFQ
- the LOC118291787 gene encoding gastrula zinc finger protein XlCGF57.1 isoform X9, producing the protein MVVEEELPPEQQQWSPSVKQEEPEHTHIKEEQEEPEHTHIKEEQEEVWSSQEGEQLQSLEEADIIKFIVKSEEVEEKPQSSQLHQRLTEENREGCGGPEPARNSGPAGHLEPGPEDWIEDSSKRKTEDSDAWKETREPSGSKTLKNSKVSAGDMRCNTGGKPFRCSECGQRFRQKETLNRHMLIHSGEKSLSCSECGHRFRHKQTLQKHMMIHTGEKSFSCSECGQRFRHKQTLQQHMMIHTGEKSLSCSECGQRFRHRRTLQQHLMIHTGEKPFSCSECGQTFRIKKHMQTHMMTHTEVKPCSCSECGKRFRVKGTLQQHMMIHTGEKPFSCSECGQAFRLNSHLQKHMMIHTGEKPISCSECGKRFRVKGTLQRHMMIHTGEKPFSCSECGKTFRIKKHLQTHMMIHPEVKPFSCSECGQTFKQKRNLQPHMMIHTGEKPLSCSECGKRFRLNGNLQRHMMIHTGEKPFSCSECGQAFRLNSHLQKHMMIHTGEKPISCSECGKRFRVKGTLQRHMMIHTGEKPFSCSECGKTFRIKKHLQTHMMIHTEVKPFSCSEYVCGSAIKQFEVSHYLFQ
- the LOC118291787 gene encoding zinc finger and SCAN domain-containing protein 21 isoform X11; amino-acid sequence: MFAPSLEVQKRSNMFAVQLLRVSVHERIGAAAEDFLLQVEKGEEAARVPALRALLTERLTAAAEEIVGLLEESVAEYEDRVERSEREICRQRRLLDAVLKPEVRLHRADVQQLMVGKEEMPPEQQQWSPSVKQEESEPPHIKEEQEEPEPPHIKEEQEEPEPPHIKEEQEEPEPPHIKEEPEPPHIKEEQEEVWSSQEAEQLQGLEEADIIVFTVKSEEDEEKPQSSQLHESQTEEIREDCGGLEPARNSGPEDHLEPGAEDQTEDSSKPKTEDSDAWKETREPSGSKTLKNNKVTGDIKRSTGDKLHSCSECGQRFRHKETLNRHMRIHPGEKPFSCSECGKGFIRKHDLKSHMMIHTGEKPFSCSECDQRFREKRHLQQHMKTHTEEKPFSCSECGKGFRQNGNRQKHMRIHTGEKPFSCTVCKKRFTWKSQVKNHLCVSESSKLQSPQGFRVLVLPRLWRTRTSQELES
- the LOC118291787 gene encoding zinc finger and SCAN domain-containing protein 21 isoform X13, whose translation is MFAVQLLRVSVHERIGAAAEDFLLQVEKGEEAARVPALRALLTERLTAAAEEIVGLLEESVAEYEDRVERSEREICRQRRLLDAVLKPEVRLHRADVQQLMVGKEEMPPEQQQWSPSVKQEESEPPHIKEEQEEPEPPHIKEEQEEPEPPHIKEEQEEPEPPHIKEEPEPPHIKEEQEEVWSSQEAEQLQGLEEADIIVFTVKSEEDEEKPQSSQLHESQTEEIREDCGGLEPARNSGPEDHLEPGAEDQTEDSSKPKTEDSDAWKETREPSGSKTLKNNKVTGDIKRSTGDKLHSCSECGQRFRHKETLNRHMRIHPGEKPFSCSECGKGFIRKHDLKSHMMIHTGEKPFSCSECDQRFREKRHLQQHMKTHTEEKPFSCSECGKGFRQNGNRQKHMRIHTGEKPFSCTVCKKRFTWKSQVKNHLCVSESSKLQSPQGFRVLVLPRLWRTRTSQELES